The following are from one region of the Sorghum bicolor cultivar BTx623 chromosome 2, Sorghum_bicolor_NCBIv3, whole genome shotgun sequence genome:
- the LOC8062591 gene encoding cullin-1, whose protein sequence is MEQGDKKIVGLEEGWSFVATGLSKIRRAIDCGGEGLSSGEYMQVFTTVYCMCTQASPHNYSEQLYQRYKEDLDDYIKSNVLTFLRELRGETLLRELVERWRNHNLIVRSETNIFRYLNRYYISKRSLPSIQQVSSSSFHDLVFNELKSSVTRTVLGMIDDEREHKLIDRDLLKNVLAIYVEIGSGSLRIYRVDFEQAFLESTKNYYSRKFQSWNLDYSDDHDYKIKVEECLQTERERVANYLHPSTEQKLNEVVKSELITKNTA, encoded by the exons ATGGAGCAGGGCGACAAGAAGATAGTGGGGCTTGAGGAGGGGTGGAGCTTTGTGGCCACCGGCTTGTCCAAGATTAGGCGCGCCATCGATTGCGGTGGCGAGGGCTTATCCTCCGGGGAGTACATGCAGGTCTTCAC GACGGTGTACTGCATGTGCACTCAGGCGTCGCCTCACAACTACTCCGAGCAGCTGTACCAACGCTACAAGGAGGATCTGGATGACTACATCAAATCCAAC GTTTTGACGTTTCTGAGGGAGTTGCGCGGCGAGACTCTGCTGAGGGAACTGGTGGAGAGGTGGAGGAACCACAATCTGATCGTCAGGTCTGAGACGAACATCTTCCGCTACCTCAATCGTTATTACATTTCAAAGCGGTCCCTTCCATCAATCCAACAAGTCAGCTCAAGTTCTTTCCACGACCTG GTTTTCAATGAGCTCAAAAGTTCAGTGACAAGGACTGTGCTTGGCATG ATTGATGATGAGAGGGAACACAAGCTTATAGACCGTGACCTCCTCAAGAATGTCCTTGCCATCTATGTCGAAATTGGTTCTGGCAGTTTGCGCATATACCGAGTTGATTTTGAACAGGCATTTCTCGAGAGTACTAAAAATTATTATTCAAGGAAGTTCCAATCCTGGAACCTGGATTACTCAGACGACCATGATTACAAGATCAAG GTTGAGGAATGTTTACAGACCGAGAGGGAGCGCGTTGCGAACTATTTGCATCCCTCAACTGAACAAAAGTTAAATGAG GTTGTGAAATCAGAATTGATAACAAAGAACACAGCCTGA
- the LOC8063859 gene encoding protein unc-50 homolog has product MLPTTASKGRGAARSAPPLLGPYLRRIVKWQQMDIEYTFWQMVHLCTSPKVVYQHTKYHKQTKNQWARDDPAFVVILILFLVFATSAYCAAYGESASHAALTITSVVFLHFLFAGIVLATLCWFLTNSYLREEPNSHVVEQRVEWLYAFDVHCNSFFPAFVILYVLQYFLSPLLVAHGFFPALLSNLLFVVAISYYHYLNFLGYDVLPFLDRTTFFLYPIGLVIILSPLMILIGFNPTRYFLSLYFG; this is encoded by the exons ATGCTGCCGACGACCGCGTCCAAGGGGCGCGGGGCCGCCCGCTCCGCCCCGCCGCTCCTCGGCCCCTACCTCCGCCGCATCGTCAAG TGGCAACAAATGGATATTGAATACACATTTTGGCAAATGGTTCATCTCTGTACTTCACCAAAAGTAGT CTATCAGCACACCAAGTATCACAAGC AAACAAAGAACCAGTGGGCTCGGGATGATCCTGCATTTGTTGTTATTCTGATTCTTTTCCTCGTGTTTGCAACATCAGCTTACTGTGCAGC GTATGGAGAGAGTGCCTCACATGCTGCTCTAACAATCACTTCAGTTGTGTTTCTGCATTTCTTGTTTGCTGGGATAGTTCTGGCCACACTTTGCTG GTTTCTTACAAATTCTTACTTGAGAGAGGAACCTAACAGCCATGTTGTTGAGCAACGTGTAGAGTG GCTCTATGCATTCGATGTTCACTGTAACTCGTTCTTTCCTGCGTTTGTCATCCTATATG TGCTGCAGTATTTTCTGTCGCCTCTGTTGGTCGCACATGGCTTCTTTCCAGCTTTGTTATCTAATCTACTCTTCGTGGTGGCGATTTCTTATTATCACTACCTGAACTTTCTAGGATATGATG TTCTTCCATTTCTGGACAGAACAACATTCTTCCTGTACCCGATTGGTCTCGTCATCATCCTGTCTCCACTTA TGATACTGATAGGGTTCAATCCGACAAGATACTTTCTAAGCTTGTACTTCGGTTAA